A stretch of Ipomoea triloba cultivar NCNSP0323 chromosome 11, ASM357664v1 DNA encodes these proteins:
- the LOC115995766 gene encoding U2 small nuclear ribonucleoprotein A': MVRLTADLIWKSPHFFNAIRERELDLRGNKIPVIENLGATEDQFDTIDLSDNEIVKLENFPYLNRLGTLLLNNNRITRINPKIGEFLPKLHTLVLTNNRLTNLAEIDPLASLPKLQFLSLLDNNITKKPNYRLYVIHKLKSLRLLDFRKVKQKERMEANNLFASQEAEEQAKKESVKTFVPGEVPATPEVPKEEQAPKPTAPTPEQIIAIKAAIVNSQTLEEVARLEQALKSGQLPADLIIGDDDAGSKKDDAKEDKMVTDGEDQANNEQGDSVTEQNDGPTEMEQE, from the exons atggtGAGGCTAACGGCGGACTTGATCTGGAAAAGCCCTCATTTCTTCAATGCTATTCGCGAGCGCGAGCTAGATCTCCGAG GCAATAAGATTCCGGTTATAGAGAACTTGGGTGCTACtgag GACCAATTTGACACTATTGATTTGTCGGACAATGAGATAGTTAAGCTTGAGAATTTTCCCTATCTTAATCGGCTCGGGACATTGTTGTTGAACAACAACAGAATTACTCGCATCAATCCGAAGATTGGAG AGTTTTTGCCGAAACTGCATACCTTAGTTCTTACTAACAACAGGCTCACTAATTTGGCTGAAATTGATCCGCTGGCATCCCTCCCGAAGCTGCAGTTCCTGAGTCTGCTTGATAATAATATCACGAAGAAACCCAATTACCGCTTGTATGTCATCCACAAGTTGAAGTCTTTGAGATTGCTGGATTTTAGGAAAGTAAAACAAAAG GAGCGCATGGAGGCAAATAATCTATTTGCTTCTCAAGAAGCTGAAGAACAGGCTAAGAAGGAGTCAGTGAAGACATTTGTACCTGGTGAGGTTCCAGCCACTCCTGAGGTGCCAAAGGAAGAGCAAGCACCTAAACCAACTGCACCCACACCAGAGCAAATTATTGCGATTAAG GCTGCCATTGTAAATTCCCAAACTCTTGAAGAGGTTGCAAGGCTTGAGCAG GCTTTAAAGTCTGGCCAGCTTCCTGCAGATCTCATCATTGGTGATGATGATGCTGGCTCTAAGAAGGATGATGCTAAAGAAGATAAAATGGTTACAGATGGTGAGGATCAAGCTAATAATGAGCAGGGAGATAGTGTCACTGAACAAAACGATGGTCCTACAGAAATGGAGCAG GAATAA
- the LOC115997647 gene encoding ACT domain-containing protein ACR11-like, with product MAVAMASGGIVSGLCSGVRVIEKQPISIRGVLRGSFELGSVHRIGIVPKRLALSASTCPKASSSAVETAEVPTPKVIIDLDSDPDATVVEVTFGDRLGALIDTMNALKNLGLNVTKANVYLDSSGKHNKFAITKASTGRKVDDPELLEAIRLTILNNMLEFHPESSSQLALGEAFGVVQPSQKVDVDIATHVHVYDDGPERSLLCVDTVDRPGLIVDLVKMITDINIDVESGEFDTEGLLAKAKFHVSYKGKALIKPLQQVLANSLRYFLRRPTTEESSF from the exons ATGGCAGTAGCTATGGCTTCTGGTGGGATTGTTTCTGGGCTTTGCAGTGGTGTAAGAGTGATCGAGAAGCAGCCCATTTCAATCCGTGGTGTTCTTAGAGGCTCTTTTGAATTGGGTTCAGTTCATAGGATTGGCATTGTTCCCAAGAG GTTAGCGTTGTCAGCAAGTACATGTCCAAAAGCATCCTCGTCTGCTGTTGAG ACTGCTGAAGTTCCAACACCGAAAGTCATAATAGATCTGGATTCAGATCCAGATGCGACTGTGGTAGAGGTCACCTTCGGGGATCGCCTAGGGGCACTGATTGATACA ATGAATGCGCTAAAGAACCTTGGCCTGAACGTTACCAAGGCAAACGTCTATCTTGATTCTTCAGGGAAGCACAACAAGTTTGCAATCACAAAAGC TTCTACAGGTAGAAAAGTTGACGATCCAGAGTTGCTCGAGGCAATTCGTTTAACAATTCTTAACAATATGCTAGAGTTCCATCCG GAATCAAGTTCCCAGTTAGCTCTGGGTGAAGCTTTTGGCGTTGTTCAACCAAGTCAAAAG GTTGACGTGGATATAGCAACACATGTCCATGTCTACGATGATGGCCCTGAACGGAG CTTACTCTGCGTGGATACAGTGGACCGACCTGGATTAATAGTGGATCTTGTAAAGATGATTACTGACATAAACATTGACGTCGAATCAGGAGAATTCGACACCGAG GGATTGTTGGCTAAGGCGAAATTTCACGTCAGCTACAAGGGTAAAGCTCTAATCAAGCCCCTTCAACAG GTTCTTGCAAATAGCCTGCGGTATTTCTTGAGAAGACCAACGACAGAAGAGTCGAGCTTTTGA